ATCCTTATAGGATATAACACAAATTTTACAAACGTCTTATTAACCTTAACCGGTGAGAAGTTATTGTTATTAAGTGGGGTTTATTGGTTTAGCAAGTTATTCGATTATCTAAAGATTAGTAAGTATAAATGGATTTGTCTTTTACCTTTTGCAATAATAACTACCATAGTAGTCGTACTTGACTTGATAGGGCTTGTCATTTACTTTTTATACTATTTATAAAGTTAAGCTCTTCTTTTCGCTTACAATGAGGAAGGGACTACTTTCCCTAGCTTTTCTAACCCTACTACTAATTCCAACCTCGTTAAGTATAATACCGTCAGCACAAGCATATCCGAATACATGGGTAATAGCGTTTTACCTCGGCTCATATCCTTCCGGCATCTCGCCATCAAATTTTACCTCTATCACTGTAAACTTTACGGTGCCTAATTATTTACAAACCAGTAGTGGCTATCTAGGATTTGTTTTAACAGCAGATGTGGAAGCCTCAGAATATATTAATGGACTTTATGTGGGTACAACTTATCTTGCTCTGCAACTAGCGTTAACCTTTGTGGCCTCAACAAGCACTTACGTGATACAAGAACAAGTATGGACAAGCAACGGGATTGAAATCTACAACAATGAGGAACTTATTACTCTAAGTCCTAATACAGAAAGATTTTTGATATTACTCTATAATTACAATGATCCGAATACAGCCATAGGATATTTACAAGCAAATGGAAATCATTTGATATATATTTCCAGACATCATATAGTTATGGCTCTGTTACGTATAATGTCATAAACACTGGTGGATTTACAGAGCCTAGTGGGGAAAACCCCTCTTTTGCCATAGAGGGAACGTATACAGGCCCACCATCTTTTAGTGATACTGGTTGGGATGGAGTGTGGATAAATGGAGCTCCAGTACAATCCATAAATGCAGTTGCCGGCTATTCCTTTGCAACGGGCGTTGGCCAAACCGCACCAATTCCTTCATATTATGCTGAATCCGGTTTAACATTGTTCCATAATAAGTTCCTTGATGTTTGGACGAACCCATATGCTTGGTATTTCAGCATAGGAACTCCATAAGATTACAGTGCTCATGGACTACAGTATAAACAGTTATCTGAGGGCCCAGAGTTATAATGCAATAAACGCTCTAAATTATGCTTTGTATTGGATTCCACCATAAGATTTTTTAAGTTAACCTTCTTTTTTTTTTTTTAATATGGAATTTCTTTCACTTTTTGTCTTCGTTTCCGGAATAACTGTAGCTTTATTAACTCTTTATTTCTCGCCAGATTTTGGAAGGGCCAGCCTAAATAAAAGAAACCTATCGACCATATCTTTATCAATAGTCCTTATAGGTATGGGTTTATGGCTTTACTACATTGACCACCCAACATATATAGTACTACCATATGAAGGATCGCCAGAGGGGATTTATCTTGGCCCGCCACCTACTAAATATGTCCCCCCACCTTGGTATGCTAACCTCTGGCCTGAAACTCTGATAGCTGGAGTGGTGCTACTCCTAATATTGCTGTTAAGGCTTAAACCCAGCCCCTTATAAAGTCACTCTCTTTTTCACTCTTATAAAAGGAGTTCACTACAACCGATGCGACAATAGACCATGTTTGCAAAAACCATAATATCTGCGTAAGTTAGGCTATTTTTAAACGTATTTTCTCTCTTTCTGGCTAATGAGGAAGGAGCTACTCTCTCTGGTCTTCTTAACCCTACTACTAATACCAGTAACTATGGTCGCGTCAGCCTACGAAATAAACAACCCGGGCGCTGGCGGTTATTGTTACTACACAGTTTATTCGAATGATGCCGGCTACGCTTATAATGTCAGGGAGTAACCTTTGTGACGACTCTTCTCAACATATCTGGTACGTTTGGGTATAATTCCACTGAAGGCGGGAGTTACCAAGCTGTCGTCTACTACATCGCATTGAGTTGCTTTAACGGTATCTATGCCCCATATATCCAACCAGTAATAATTATATTGCTTACGAATAACGGTGAATGGGCCGTTGCTTGGGGGGTTCAAGCTATAGCGCCTAGCGGTTCAGTTGAATATAATGAAAACAGTATTATACTATACGGCTCAGGACACGCCGTAACACTTTATTGTACATTTAACTTAACAATTAAGGCTAATCTGAACAGCCAAGGTGAGATAACATCTGCTTGGGTTTACATCGAGAATGCCAAAACCGGTCAAGTTTACTTTAACCAGACTGTAAACCTCGAATACCCAATACTCGATAAGCAAGTCTTCTTCGAAGTTGAAGACCCGCTAAACGACAGTAAGCCTGTTCCGTTCCCCATTATACCTTCAAGTAATTACGTATTTGTTAATGCACTTGCGTCAAATAGTACATGGTTATTTGAAGCGGGTCTTCCGTTCAGCGACGGAACGGAGTTTATAATGAAGCCACCGCATGCAACTGCATATGTTATACCAACATTCGGCCCAGAGACTCAAGGAGTCCAATACTACTGGTGAATAAATTTATAATAAGGTATTCTCTTTTTTTACTAAATGAGAAGAATAGTTCCACCCCTAGTAGCAGTAGCCCTAATCCTCCTCGGTTTGTCCTTCTACCTATACTCAATAGACCACGTCACAATGATACATCAACCTACCCAGAGCACGACCGTCCAAAACTATACGACTGTAACTAATATGACGCAAGCAAAAGAAGAACTTCTTAAAATACTAAATCAAATTAGTACACCAATAGTGGTTGGCAATTATTCACTGCAACTCCACAACCAAACCACCACTAGCGCTATCACCATCAAGCCACCATCTTATGCAAGCCTATGGCCTGAAACCCTAACAATCGGTGCGGTACTACTTCTAGCTTCATTCCTCCTTTTACTAAGGCGTAAACCCAGCCCCTTATAAAGTCACTCTCTTTTTTCACTCTTAATGAAGTGGGCTCTACTCCTCTTCCTAACCCTTCTAGTCCTACCTATCGTATCTTTAGCCTTTTATCGCTACGGCGGTGGCGGAGGCTTCAGCTACTTTAAGTACTCTCAGACCGTCATCGTCCAGCCTTCTTCGACGCAAACCGTGAAGGAAAACGGCTCGACACTATCAACGGCGAGTTGGCTCAACCCCTCTTACGTCGGCGTCTACAACAAGTACTACCTTCAAGTGTTACCCAACGAGGAGTATATCACCAACAACGTTTCGCTCACTCTTTCTATAGCCTCTATCACTCTAAACGTTATTTTTCCATTGATGATAAGTAGTAACAGCGAAATTAAAGCTATCTCACTTATAGGTTAATCATATAAACTTCTTATGGGTTTTCACGACGAATCCTCAAAGGAATTGAAAGATTAATAGTAATATTGGCAGTATCTAGTACGGCTACAATAGCTACAGTAACCGTTACCCTCTCTACTATTATTGCAACAGTTAGAACGATAAAACAAACGGCTGAAGACGAGCTTATACCTAAGGGAATATCTAAGGATAATTTAGCTGTTTTAATAGCTGTATCCATAATGATTGCTTCTTTAGCCTTAAGTAAGCTTTAAGTAATAGGTTTAGTTTCAAACTTTGGCACAGTATTCTCTTACATTACTATCACTGTTGTAGTTTCCACGAGAAGAGGAATAAGAGGTATCAAGCAAGGTCATATTCTAAACTCCTCATGCATCTTTTTGTGGCTATCCTCTATCTTTTTTATATCCTCATCTGTGAGAATTTCTCTCAATTTATCGATTCCCCTTTCTACCTTTTTCTTTCTATACTCCTCTATTAAAAGGAGTAAAAATTCATCCCAACTCATATCTCCTTTTTCAATTTCTAACTTCTCTTTAACCTCCTCAGAAATGGAAATCGTTGTAAGTTTTCTACTCATAATTAATAATTAGGCTTTATAATTTTATAGCCAAACTGTAATTAAGCATGTGATGAATTTTATAACGGGAAGATTTTTGTGAATAAAATCATTAAGTTAGTTGTTGAAGATATACCTACGATAAAATTCTTTTACTCGTATATCTTAGTGTAATAAGATGACTCTAAATCTAATTTATGATCTAATCTCGTTCTTTGGATTTCAGTTTAACGACTTTTGGTCAACAGTGTTAGGATTAAGGGTGGGTGCTGTAGAGCATAATCCATTAGCTCGTTCAGTCTCTAAATCATGGATAACATTAGCATTATATAAGTTTGGTCTTGCAGGGTTAGCTTTTTACCTAATTTTCTTAACAATACCAATTAACATTATAAGGACTTATATTATAATAGCTGCAGATGAGCTAGAGTGTCTAGTAACGTTAAATAATATTTTAGTAATTAAACAGCATAAGATGAATAAAAAGTAAGCGGAGTATTGCATGGTCTGTTAAAGTAGTAATATGTTAAATATCATAGAGATTGGAATGAGATGTTATTTCTATTACATTTAAAAAAGCAGTTAAATTGGACTGTTCTAGACAAGGGAGTGTTCTCAAACAGTTATGAAATTCGAAAATTATTTGTAATATTATATCAAATTACCACAAATATTTTTAATCATCTTTAAATAAATCTCATTTTGTAAGGATAAATAACCTAACTTAGTAGTTTAAGGAAATTACCTTACCATAAAAAATCATAATATTTGCTCATGAACTAATAAATACTTAGAATTTACTTCCTTACTGTTATAGCTTACTAGAAAGAAATTTCCAGTAAATAAATGGATCTTCCTTATTTTTTAACATAACGTATAACTGTAACGATTTTCCTAATAAATTAAATGTGTTAATATTATTTATTTCATTGCTAAAACATGTTTGGTTATAGCGGTCTTTCTTTTTGATTCCAAGTTAAAATCTCTTTATCGAGTAGTCTAAATATCCTAATTATCTCGGGTAAATTCGATCAATTTTAAAGACAGTAATATTTATATATCAATTTGATCAACTAGATAACGAGTAAAAATGCTATCCAAAATAGTAAATAAAAACTTGAAAAAAATAGCTATCCTAGATGTACTATCAATAATGATACTACCATTAACGTCGCCACTCCTTATTGCATAAACCTATCTAAACTACATAGAGGTTCAGATGAATGTAAAAACATATTTGGATGGGTGGTAGCTTCGGCGTGGTTAACATGGCAATTCGCGACTAGCGGACAATATATCACGTCACAAGCTCTAGGTCCTTATGGTGCAGCGTCCTACTGGTTCAGCGTATCTGTACAAACAGGAGATGTGACAGAAACTGGGAATTGGAATAGTTTACATGCAACTTTTTCAGTCACCATAAGCAATTGGGCTGGACAAAAAATATCGGGTCAGCTATTTAATGATGTATATTATTACGGAGGTAATCAAGTTATCGACTACTACGGATTTAATGGTAACATATGTTATGGTAATTCAAATATACTTCCTAATTATTTTAAAATATATAATCGGTGATTGGTAAATGAGAATATCTTTCACAACTATAATTGCATTTGTATTAATATTCTTAGGTATATTCATAAACTTCATACCAACAATAATTTATTACACACAAGTATATCCTAAGATCCCCCTAAATAGAGTAGAACCAGGGGCTTACTTCACTTACGTAGTGCAAAATTTAGCTATTCCACTAAAATCAACTAACGATAGCGACTTTTTATTATCCATATCTCATGCACTCATTAGCGTAACCGTAATGAATAACAACTCTTATAAGGTAACCATAAATGGGTCTTTGTCGATATATGGCTACGATTTCGAAAAGACTTACATTGTTGAAAGTAGCTTTGTACTCAACTCTAGTAATCCGTTCATAAAGATGTTATTTGTCAGCGAAGATAAACCTATAGCTTTAGTGGGCAATAGAACAATAGTGTTAAAAATTAATCCTAGGTATTATACATTCAATACATTCGGTGGGTTAGACCCATACTCAGCGGAATTTACTAAGAACGGAGGGCTAATATATTATATACTCTTCAGCGGAGATAAGCTTGTGCTATCTAATTTATTCGTTGGCGGACTGCAGCCTAACGATACTCTTTACGATGCAACCCATATAGTTTGGAATTTACTCCAACATGTAAACAAAATAAGGGAATTAACCAGCAATATGTCTCCCTTGTTTAACGAGACTTTAATATCAATAGATTCCGGATCCTCTAATGTCAAGACTATTAATAACTTGTTTGGCGAGATAGAATGGGACTTCTCGGTAACTTACTTCCCCATAAACATCGTGATGATATTAATAGGCATGATAATCATAATCCTTAAGTTTAGAGGGAAGTTGAGTTGATAGTGGAGATCAGCAAAGTCTCTAAATCACTGGGTGGTAAGAGGGTTCTTAAGGGGATAACGTTAAGGGCAGAAACTAAGAGACTAATCCTACTAGGCCACAATGGCTCAGGAAAAACTACGTTGCTCGCAATTATTTTAGGTCTTCTTAAGCCTGATTCCGGTTCCGTGAGGCTTAACGGCATTAACCCGTTAGAAAGGAGGGACAAGATACTCAAGCTTGTCTCCTTCGCTTTTGAGAAGCCTAAGTTTGACGTGAACTTTAGGGTTAGGGATGTATATGAATTCCTCAAGAATTACGCAGAGAGTGATTGTCTCGAGCTCTTCTGGAACGAAATAGAGCTTTCCAAAATTAAAGACAGCAAAATTTTGGAACTTTCATCAGGTCAGACTCAGTTACTCCACTTAATGCAAGCTATCTGCAGAAGGTCAGAAATCAAGGTCCTTGATGAGCCCTTCTCTCACCTAGACTATGTGAGGGCTGGCATAATAGGCGATTATTTAGTCAAGAAGGGGTTCCAGGTCATAATGACTACTCATGTGCCTGAAGAGGCCGACTGGCTGGCTGATTATGTAGTTATACTTAAGGATGGGGAGCTGGTGTGGAGTGGACAATTTGAGAGGCTCAGCGAGGACGGGTACTATGAGGTTATGGTCAGAGGTCTTTATGTGCCTCCTGGAGCATTGGCCAAAGTGGGAAATGTTTATATAGTAAAGTCAACTCAGGAGGACTTAGAGAAACTCATGCAGGAGGGAAAGATATTAGGTTACAAGAGGGCAGGAGTGAGAAGACACTATGAGGTCTATTAGATGGTACTTTAAGGGTCTGTTTCCGTTAAAGTTCATGGTATTAATAATTACAACCTCCCTATTGCTAGAGTCAGCCGTTTATTTCACCTCTTCAGACCCAAAAATCGGAATACAAAATCTGGTCATGTTAAGTCTAATGCTGATAAACCCCTTAGTCCTTATCTCCGCTTTTCTTCATGTTTACAGATCAAAGGAGACCACGCTCTTCGAACTCTCTCTACTGGCAAGCTGGAGAGGAATAGCAATAGCCAGAATAGTCTCTGCATTATTATTCGTTTTGATGTTTTGGTCAATACAGTCGTTCTATCTCTTACTT
The sequence above is drawn from the Sulfurisphaera tokodaii str. 7 genome and encodes:
- a CDS encoding antitoxin VapB family protein, with protein sequence MSRKLTTISISEEVKEKLEIEKGDMSWDEFLLLLIEEYRKKKVERGIDKLREILTDEDIKKIEDSHKKMHEEFRI
- a CDS encoding ATP-binding cassette domain-containing protein, which produces MEISKVSKSLGGKRVLKGITLRAETKRLILLGHNGSGKTTLLAIILGLLKPDSGSVRLNGINPLERRDKILKLVSFAFEKPKFDVNFRVRDVYEFLKNYAESDCLELFWNEIELSKIKDSKILELSSGQTQLLHLMQAICRRSEIKVLDEPFSHLDYVRAGIIGDYLVKKGFQVIMTTHVPEEADWLADYVVILKDGELVWSGQFERLSEDGYYEVMVRGLYVPPGALAKVGNVYIVKSTQEDLEKLMQEGKILGYKRAGVRRHYEVY
- a CDS encoding DUF5658 family protein, translated to MTLNLIYDLISFFGFQFNDFWSTVLGLRVGAVEHNPLARSVSKSWITLALYKFGLAGLAFYLIFLTIPINIIRTYIIIAADELECLVTLNNILVIKQHKMNKK